One genomic region from Nocardia vinacea encodes:
- a CDS encoding S-(hydroxymethyl)mycothiol dehydrogenase, with amino-acid sequence MSEIVRGVIARRAGAPVELADIIIPDPGPHDVVVRVLACGVCHTDLTYRDGGINDEFPFLLGHEAAGIVDRIGDSVTEVEVGDFVVLNWRAVCGRCRACRRGRPWYCFDTYNAEQKMTLGDGTVLTPALGIGAFADKTLVHEGQCTRVDSTIDPAVAGLLGCGVMAGLGAALHTGQVGRGDSVVVIGCGGVGAAAVAGAVLAGATTIIAVDRDPAKLAAAAEFGATHTVDASAEDSVARIQEYTNGFGADVVIDAVGRPETWEQAFYARDLAGTVVLVGVPTPDMRIAMPLLDFFSRGGALKSSWYGDCLPERDFPTLIELHRQGRLPLELFVSERIALDEVEKSFDTMKSGRVLRSVVVL; translated from the coding sequence ATGAGCGAGATCGTGCGTGGCGTCATCGCCCGGAGAGCGGGTGCGCCCGTCGAATTGGCCGACATCATCATTCCGGATCCCGGGCCGCACGATGTGGTCGTGCGGGTGCTGGCGTGCGGGGTATGCCACACGGACCTGACCTACCGCGACGGCGGCATCAACGACGAGTTCCCGTTCCTGCTCGGGCACGAGGCGGCCGGGATCGTGGACCGGATCGGCGATTCCGTCACCGAGGTAGAGGTCGGCGACTTCGTGGTGCTTAACTGGCGGGCGGTGTGCGGGCGGTGCCGCGCGTGCCGTCGCGGCCGCCCCTGGTACTGCTTCGACACCTACAACGCCGAGCAGAAGATGACTCTCGGCGACGGGACCGTCCTGACGCCCGCGCTCGGGATCGGCGCGTTCGCCGACAAGACGCTGGTGCACGAAGGCCAGTGCACCAGAGTGGATTCCACGATCGACCCGGCGGTCGCCGGGCTCCTCGGCTGCGGCGTGATGGCCGGTCTCGGAGCCGCGCTGCATACCGGACAGGTGGGGCGTGGTGACAGTGTCGTGGTCATCGGCTGCGGCGGAGTCGGAGCGGCCGCCGTCGCCGGGGCCGTGCTGGCGGGAGCGACGACGATCATCGCCGTCGATCGCGACCCGGCCAAACTGGCCGCCGCGGCAGAGTTCGGCGCCACGCATACGGTCGACGCGTCCGCCGAGGACTCTGTTGCTCGAATCCAGGAGTACACCAACGGTTTCGGCGCCGACGTCGTCATCGACGCGGTGGGTCGCCCCGAGACCTGGGAGCAGGCGTTCTACGCGCGCGACCTCGCGGGGACGGTGGTGCTGGTCGGCGTGCCGACGCCGGACATGCGGATCGCTATGCCGCTGCTCGACTTCTTCTCCCGTGGCGGAGCCTTGAAGTCCTCGTGGTACGGCGACTGCCTGCCGGAGCGCGATTTCCCCACCCTGATCGAGCTCCACCGGCAGGGACGGTTGCCGCTGGAACTGTTCGTCTCCGAGCGGATAGCTCTCGACGAGGTCGAAAAGTCCTTCGACACCATGAAATCGGGGCGGGTACTACGATCGGTGGTCGTGCTGTGA